The proteins below come from a single bacterium genomic window:
- a CDS encoding phenylacetate--CoA ligase produces MRYFNERFEVMARGEMRDFQNKKLAETVRWVYERVPFYKKALDERGVKPGDIRSVEDISLLPFTVKTDLRDNYPFGMCAVPMKDLVRIHASSGTTGKPITGPYTLEDQEQWAECMARTLWASTVRPENIVQISYGMGLFTGGLGFLLGAMKIGCCVVPPGSGMTERQLLLMEDFGAHVLCCTPTYALTIAERAEQLGIDLHALPLRAGCFGAEPWTVEMRGDIEKRMGITAYEAYGLTEMMGPGVGFSCEHYNIHINEDHIFPEIVDPETLKPLPIGEKGELIFTAIQRRAMPLLRYRTRDITSLRQTTCECGRTLVVMDKILGRSDDMVIISGVNVFPSQIESQILEIGLLEPHYLLRVSKKGYLDRLKVEVEAKPEVYAAGPETVAKLAKTLESRIHNVIGITAPVTVVPAGTIARSEGKAKRVIDER; encoded by the coding sequence ATGAGATATTTCAACGAGAGATTCGAGGTCATGGCCCGCGGGGAGATGAGGGATTTCCAGAACAAAAAGCTCGCCGAGACGGTCAGGTGGGTCTACGAGAGGGTCCCCTTTTACAAAAAGGCGCTCGACGAACGCGGAGTCAAGCCGGGGGATATCCGCTCGGTCGAAGATATCAGCCTTCTGCCCTTTACCGTCAAGACCGACCTTCGCGACAACTATCCCTTCGGCATGTGCGCGGTCCCGATGAAGGATCTTGTGCGCATCCACGCCTCCTCGGGCACTACGGGCAAGCCGATAACCGGCCCCTACACCCTCGAAGACCAGGAGCAGTGGGCCGAGTGCATGGCTCGCACCCTCTGGGCTTCCACGGTGAGACCGGAGAACATCGTCCAGATCTCTTACGGAATGGGCCTCTTCACCGGCGGCCTGGGATTTCTTCTCGGGGCGATGAAGATCGGCTGCTGCGTCGTTCCCCCCGGCTCGGGCATGACGGAGCGGCAGCTTCTCCTTATGGAGGACTTCGGGGCTCACGTCCTTTGCTGCACCCCCACCTACGCCCTGACCATAGCCGAGAGGGCGGAGCAGCTAGGCATAGACCTGCACGCCCTGCCCCTTCGGGCGGGGTGCTTCGGCGCGGAGCCGTGGACGGTCGAGATGAGGGGGGATATCGAAAAGAGGATGGGGATAACGGCTTACGAGGCTTACGGGTTGACGGAGATGATGGGGCCCGGCGTCGGCTTCTCCTGCGAGCACTACAACATCCATATCAACGAAGACCACATCTTCCCCGAAATAGTAGATCCCGAGACGCTAAAGCCCCTTCCCATCGGCGAGAAGGGCGAGCTTATCTTCACCGCCATACAGCGCAGGGCGATGCCGCTTCTCCGCTACCGCACGAGGGACATAACCAGCCTTCGCCAGACCACCTGCGAATGCGGAAGAACCCTCGTCGTCATGGACAAGATACTCGGCCGCTCCGACGACATGGTGATCATCTCCGGCGTCAACGTCTTCCCCAGCCAGATAGAATCGCAGATTCTCGAAATAGGCCTTCTGGAGCCCCACTACCTCCTTCGCGTCTCCAAGAAGGGGTATCTCGACAGGCTGAAGGTGGAGGTCGAGGCGAAGCCGGAGGTTTACGCCGCCGGGCCGGAAACTGTCGCGAAGCTCGCCAAAACCCTTGAATCCCGCATCCACAACGTAATCGGGATCACCGCTCCGGTGACGGTCGTTCCCGCCGGGACGATCGCCAGAAGCGAGGGCAAGGCCAAGAGGGTTATCGACGAGAGGTAA
- a CDS encoding electron transfer flavoprotein beta subunit/FixA family protein, producing MKVLVPVKRVQNPEVKVRLAPGGLSVDSSNVNFILNSFDEYAVEEAVRIVEKEGGEVVLVSIGLPECEETLRAGLALGGDRGWLVECSEPPDSFGVASILAAVYNEEKPDLVVAGKQSVDTDNGQAAQMLAALLGLPQAINACKVELLGKRARVSREIDGGIEVKEVPLPAVITADLRLNQPRYASLPAIMKAKRKELKKTTPAALGVELTNSVTILSFAEPPERAPGRMARSVGEFAEALAAAAKTLKRSGSQIP from the coding sequence ATGAAGGTCTTGGTTCCGGTAAAGAGAGTGCAGAACCCCGAGGTAAAGGTTCGCCTTGCTCCCGGCGGGTTATCCGTAGACTCCTCGAACGTCAACTTCATCCTCAATTCCTTCGACGAGTACGCGGTCGAGGAGGCGGTGAGGATAGTGGAAAAGGAGGGCGGCGAGGTGGTTCTGGTGTCCATCGGACTTCCCGAGTGCGAAGAGACCCTTCGCGCCGGGCTGGCGCTCGGGGGCGACAGGGGGTGGCTCGTCGAGTGTTCCGAACCACCCGACAGTTTCGGCGTCGCCTCTATACTGGCCGCCGTATATAACGAGGAAAAGCCCGATCTCGTCGTCGCCGGAAAGCAGTCTGTCGACACCGACAACGGGCAGGCGGCCCAGATGCTCGCCGCGCTTCTCGGCCTGCCGCAGGCCATAAACGCCTGCAAGGTCGAGCTTCTGGGCAAAAGGGCGAGAGTATCGCGGGAGATCGACGGCGGCATCGAGGTGAAGGAGGTTCCCCTCCCCGCCGTGATAACCGCGGACCTTAGGCTGAACCAGCCCCGCTACGCCTCTCTTCCCGCGATAATGAAGGCGAAGAGAAAAGAGCTTAAAAAGACCACCCCCGCCGCTTTGGGAGTGGAGTTGACGAACTCGGTCACGATCCTTTCCTTCGCCGAGCCGCCCGAAAGAGCGCCGGGAAGAATGGCAAGGAGCGTCGGGGAATTCGCCGAAGCGCTTGCGGCTGCGGCGAAAACCCTTAAAAGATCCGGGAGTCAAATTCCATGA
- a CDS encoding electron transfer flavoprotein subunit alpha/FixB family protein: MTILAVAEQHEGKAAHSGLCAIFAAQKLAAQKGSPFDLLVPGAGAFACAKELGAFGASNVFYAKAGEGETFTAEGWAGTIARLVGERGYSAVIAAATSESKDYLPRVAGLLRAGMVSEAVGFEEGAYLRHMFAGSVVARVAVNTAVAVVTIREAAFEPVSPSGGASALLEISFALPPEGVAVIERRMHASSRSSLTEAKIVVGAGRGIKNEAGLRIVEELADLLGASIGASRATVDEGLLPNDLQIGQTGKVIAPELYLACGVSGAIQHTAGVKDSKIIAAINKDPEAPIFGIADVGLVADFAVAGPELVLKLKELL, from the coding sequence ATGACGATACTGGCCGTAGCCGAACAGCATGAGGGCAAGGCGGCGCACTCCGGGCTCTGCGCGATTTTCGCCGCGCAAAAACTCGCAGCCCAAAAAGGTTCGCCCTTCGACCTCCTCGTCCCCGGCGCAGGGGCTTTTGCCTGCGCTAAGGAACTTGGAGCCTTTGGCGCGTCTAACGTCTTCTACGCCAAAGCGGGGGAAGGAGAAACCTTCACTGCGGAGGGCTGGGCCGGGACGATAGCCCGGCTCGTTGGCGAACGCGGCTACAGCGCCGTAATCGCGGCGGCGACCTCCGAGTCCAAGGATTACCTGCCGAGGGTCGCGGGACTCCTTCGCGCCGGGATGGTGAGCGAGGCGGTGGGGTTCGAGGAGGGGGCGTACCTTCGCCATATGTTCGCCGGAAGCGTAGTAGCCAGGGTCGCGGTAAACACCGCCGTCGCCGTCGTGACCATCCGCGAGGCCGCCTTCGAGCCCGTGTCTCCCTCGGGAGGAGCTTCCGCCCTCCTTGAAATTTCCTTTGCTCTCCCGCCGGAGGGAGTGGCCGTTATCGAGCGGCGCATGCACGCCTCCTCCCGCTCCTCCCTGACCGAGGCCAAAATCGTCGTCGGCGCGGGAAGGGGGATAAAAAACGAGGCGGGGCTGAGAATCGTGGAGGAGCTGGCCGACCTTCTCGGCGCTTCAATAGGCGCGAGCAGGGCGACGGTGGACGAGGGGCTCTTGCCGAACGACCTCCAGATAGGCCAGACCGGCAAGGTAATCGCCCCGGAACTTTACCTCGCCTGCGGCGTCTCCGGCGCGATACAGCACACCGCCGGGGTAAAGGACTCCAAAATAATCGCGGCGATAAACAAGGACCCGGAAGCGCCGATCTTCGGCATTGCGGACGTCGGACTCGTGGCGGATTTCGCGGTTGCGGGGCCGGAACTGGTTTTAAAACTCAAAGAGCTTCTGTAA
- a CDS encoding 4Fe-4S dicluster domain-containing protein, producing MANGLDAALVLVSFTFFVEGVRRRLKKISIGLPSGQESSGGLSFREFLREVFGHAKVLREPQGVHHYLFFLGFLVPLAFVALVQLSFAVPAPAARFVSLFLEITGVLGLYGLSRLFFRRYLARPPELKSGPEDFALLTFFGFLFKSGFFVEAGRLALAPSESALWSPVGHLLSLPLGFLSQDAKLEFLRLLWRLHLFAALAGIALLPYGKMGHAVYGAMNLLWYGKRPKAFPTPDLEGSEYFGAGHISKLTRKNLLNISSCVRCGRCEKVCPANFTGKPLSPQKVVNDLNARLNGEAAGIMRGGEENIGSPLVGEGAILEETLWSCTACLHCVEACPLAVNPLYKIIEMRRFEVLMEGRMPPELITFNRNLEKNFNPWGIGWSKREEWLERRGLPVPIAKKGEQYDVLLFLGCAGAFDDRYQRAVASLVRILALAGVKFAVLGNAEKCCGEPARVTGNEYLFQTLARENIENIKALGVRTVVTACPHCQKTLSADYADLGGDLKVVHHSNYLSGLLESKKLSLKTPLEGTATLHDSCYLSRYFCNIEKPRRIVSASGLTLREMEKRGEKTFCCGGGGGRMWMEDKGTRIGDARAKEALETGCSIIATSCPFCLSMLTDGVKAAGKEGEAEVLDLAEILERALT from the coding sequence ATGGCCAACGGTCTCGACGCCGCCCTCGTCCTCGTAAGTTTCACTTTTTTTGTCGAAGGCGTGAGGCGGCGGCTTAAAAAAATCAGCATCGGCCTGCCTTCCGGTCAGGAATCCTCCGGCGGCCTTTCCTTCCGCGAATTTTTGCGGGAGGTCTTCGGCCACGCGAAGGTTTTGCGCGAACCCCAGGGAGTACATCATTACCTCTTTTTTCTCGGCTTTCTGGTTCCTCTCGCTTTCGTGGCGCTGGTCCAGCTCTCCTTCGCCGTTCCCGCGCCCGCCGCCCGCTTCGTCTCCCTCTTTCTGGAGATTACCGGCGTCCTCGGCCTTTACGGGCTCTCGCGCCTCTTTTTCAGAAGATACCTGGCCAGGCCGCCGGAGCTTAAAAGCGGGCCGGAGGATTTCGCCCTCCTCACCTTTTTCGGCTTCCTCTTCAAGAGCGGCTTTTTCGTCGAGGCGGGCAGGCTCGCGCTGGCGCCCTCCGAAAGCGCGCTCTGGTCGCCGGTCGGGCACCTGCTTTCTCTCCCCCTCGGCTTTCTTTCGCAGGACGCAAAGCTGGAGTTCCTTCGCCTCCTCTGGAGGCTCCACCTCTTCGCCGCCCTCGCCGGGATAGCCCTCCTGCCCTACGGAAAGATGGGCCACGCGGTCTACGGGGCCATGAACCTCCTCTGGTACGGGAAGAGGCCGAAGGCCTTCCCGACCCCCGACCTCGAAGGAAGCGAGTATTTCGGCGCGGGCCACATCTCGAAGCTCACCCGAAAAAACCTGCTCAACATTTCCTCCTGCGTGCGCTGCGGCAGGTGCGAGAAGGTCTGCCCCGCCAACTTCACCGGAAAGCCCCTGAGCCCTCAGAAAGTCGTGAACGACCTTAACGCGCGGCTGAACGGGGAAGCTGCCGGGATTATGCGAGGAGGGGAGGAGAATATCGGCTCCCCCCTCGTCGGCGAAGGGGCGATACTGGAAGAAACCCTCTGGAGCTGCACGGCATGCCTCCACTGTGTCGAAGCCTGCCCTCTGGCCGTGAACCCGCTCTACAAGATTATAGAGATGCGCCGCTTCGAGGTGCTTATGGAGGGGCGCATGCCCCCCGAGCTCATCACCTTCAACAGAAACCTCGAAAAGAACTTCAACCCCTGGGGCATCGGCTGGTCGAAGCGCGAGGAGTGGTTAGAGAGGCGAGGGCTCCCGGTTCCGATAGCCAAAAAGGGCGAGCAGTACGATGTATTGCTCTTTCTGGGGTGCGCCGGGGCCTTCGACGACAGGTACCAGCGCGCCGTGGCCTCTCTTGTGCGGATATTGGCGCTTGCCGGGGTGAAATTCGCTGTTCTGGGCAACGCGGAGAAATGCTGCGGCGAGCCCGCCCGCGTAACCGGCAACGAATACCTGTTCCAGACGCTGGCGCGGGAGAACATCGAAAACATAAAGGCTCTGGGCGTAAGGACCGTCGTCACCGCCTGCCCCCACTGCCAGAAGACTCTTTCGGCCGACTACGCGGATTTGGGCGGAGATTTAAAGGTCGTTCACCACTCAAACTACCTTTCCGGTCTCCTCGAAAGCAAAAAACTTTCGCTCAAAACCCCGCTCGAAGGCACCGCCACTCTTCACGACTCCTGCTACCTTTCCCGCTACTTCTGCAATATCGAGAAGCCCCGGCGCATCGTCTCCGCCTCGGGCCTTACCCTCAGGGAAATGGAGAAGCGGGGGGAGAAAACCTTCTGCTGCGGAGGGGGAGGAGGAAGGATGTGGATGGAGGACAAGGGAACCCGGATCGGGGACGCGCGGGCAAAAGAAGCGCTGGAGACGGGGTGCTCCATAATCGCCACCTCCTGCCCCTTTTGCCTCTCGATGCTTACCGACGGGGTGAAGGCAGCGGGAAAGGAAGGCGAAGCCGAGGTGCTCGACCTGGCGGAAATCCTCGAAAGGGCGCTGACATGA
- the meaB gene encoding methylmalonyl Co-A mutase-associated GTPase MeaB — MKYAEKALLGDQLAGARLIRLLEEGYPEGVEELKHLYPHTGRAFILGITGPPGAGKSTLVDKIIGEFRKRDMKVGVIAIDPSSPFSGGAILGDRIRMQRHSSDPGVFVRSMATRGHLGGLSRATFEGTLVLDAMGYDVVLIETVGVGQDEVEVVDLAHTTAVVNLPGMGDDIQAMKAGILEIGDLFIVNKADKPGADDVVRQLTVMLEMRKSGAGVWVPPVLKTIASQNVGIEEVVDGFLAHRAFMEKTGGLAAKMEERRNHFFRELLKEMAYEKIKETLTGTTCYEETLAALRARKIDPYTAADRLLASFTGQR; from the coding sequence ATGAAATACGCGGAAAAAGCGCTCCTCGGCGACCAGCTCGCGGGAGCGAGGCTTATAAGGCTCCTCGAAGAGGGCTACCCCGAGGGCGTCGAGGAGCTGAAGCACCTCTACCCCCATACCGGCAGAGCTTTCATCCTCGGCATCACCGGCCCCCCCGGAGCGGGCAAATCGACCCTGGTCGACAAGATCATAGGCGAGTTCCGCAAAAGGGATATGAAGGTGGGAGTTATCGCGATAGACCCCTCCAGCCCCTTTTCCGGCGGCGCGATACTGGGCGACCGCATAAGGATGCAGCGCCACTCCTCCGACCCCGGCGTCTTTGTCCGCTCGATGGCGACGCGCGGCCATCTCGGCGGCCTCTCGCGGGCTACCTTCGAGGGCACCCTCGTCCTTGACGCGATGGGGTACGACGTTGTGCTTATCGAGACGGTGGGCGTCGGTCAGGACGAGGTGGAGGTGGTGGACCTCGCCCACACCACGGCGGTGGTGAACCTGCCCGGCATGGGCGACGACATACAGGCGATGAAGGCGGGCATTCTCGAAATCGGCGACCTCTTCATCGTCAACAAGGCGGACAAGCCCGGCGCTGACGACGTGGTCCGCCAGCTTACAGTCATGCTTGAGATGCGAAAGAGCGGGGCGGGAGTCTGGGTTCCGCCGGTGCTAAAGACGATCGCCTCGCAGAACGTCGGGATTGAGGAAGTGGTGGACGGCTTTCTGGCCCACCGCGCCTTCATGGAGAAGACGGGGGGACTCGCCGCCAAGATGGAGGAACGCAGGAACCATTTCTTCCGTGAACTGCTCAAGGAAATGGCCTACGAGAAAATTAAGGAAACCCTTACGGGCACAACCTGCTACGAGGAGACCCTCGCGGCCCTCAGAGCCCGGAAAATCGACCCCTATACCGCCGCCGACAGGCTTCTCGCCTCCTTCACCGGGCAAAGATAA
- a CDS encoding dienelactone hydrolase family protein, producing MRTLISLILLVFCASLAFGAVETREVSYTADGVTLKGYLAKPEGAGKRPGVLVVHEWWGLNGYAKMRARKVAELGYVALAVDMYGDGMTTTDPKVAGEMSGKVGKNPALGMARFKAGMDFLTGDPSVDTGKIAAIGYCFGGTTVLTAARAGLDLRGVVSFHGSLAPVGEPAGKNIKAKVLVCHGGADTFITPAQFDGFLKEMADSGAEWQVNVYGKAKHSFTNPASDAVGMPSLGYNKTADERSWAEMVMFLKEVLEM from the coding sequence ATGCGAACCCTCATTTCCCTTATACTTCTCGTCTTTTGTGCTTCTCTTGCCTTCGGAGCGGTAGAGACCCGGGAGGTCTCCTACACCGCGGATGGCGTGACCCTCAAGGGTTACCTCGCGAAACCCGAAGGCGCGGGAAAGCGCCCCGGAGTGCTGGTCGTCCACGAGTGGTGGGGGCTTAACGGTTACGCGAAAATGCGCGCGCGCAAGGTGGCGGAACTGGGCTACGTCGCCCTCGCCGTGGACATGTACGGCGACGGCATGACCACCACCGACCCCAAGGTAGCCGGAGAGATGTCGGGGAAAGTCGGCAAAAACCCGGCGCTCGGCATGGCGCGCTTCAAGGCGGGCATGGATTTCCTGACGGGCGACCCTTCGGTGGATACCGGCAAGATAGCGGCCATAGGCTACTGTTTCGGGGGAACGACGGTCCTGACGGCGGCGCGGGCGGGTCTTGATCTTCGCGGAGTGGTCAGCTTCCACGGCTCGCTGGCCCCGGTGGGTGAACCGGCGGGAAAAAACATAAAGGCGAAGGTGCTGGTCTGCCACGGCGGGGCGGACACTTTCATCACCCCGGCGCAGTTCGACGGCTTTTTGAAGGAGATGGCGGACAGCGGGGCCGAGTGGCAGGTCAACGTCTATGGCAAGGCGAAGCACAGCTTCACCAACCCCGCCTCCGACGCGGTGGGCATGCCCAGCCTCGGCTATAACAAGACCGCCGACGAGCGCTCCTGGGCGGAGATGGTGATGTTCCTCAAGGAAGTGCTGGAGATGTAA
- a CDS encoding universal stress protein encodes MPLRIIVPVDGTEEALAGVEAAGRIALATGGEITLAHALYPGWFRYLLAPEPVSGALMERERAAARIEVGKGVDKLKKIGIDPEIKIFEGRPEGTISKIANKYDLLVLGSKVRSDLWEVLVGTVSSELIRVVRKPILVVKQYGPPPESIAKDGKLKVLCAVDKSPVSERCVKFLEKLNSPETVMVTLLYTIDLKELGVDGMSAEERYETLQKAHREGEEMLQGYVKKLAVSGHVAATEVLEGDAAALACKVREEESYDFVIVGRPEVSDIAGRFFDSVSHHLFHHCNAHQLIVS; translated from the coding sequence ATGCCCCTCAGGATCATCGTTCCCGTGGACGGCACGGAAGAGGCGCTCGCCGGAGTGGAGGCGGCGGGCCGGATAGCTTTGGCGACCGGCGGAGAGATTACCCTTGCGCACGCTCTTTACCCCGGCTGGTTCCGCTATCTCCTCGCGCCGGAGCCCGTCTCGGGCGCCCTCATGGAGCGCGAAAGGGCGGCGGCGAGGATCGAGGTCGGGAAAGGGGTCGATAAACTCAAAAAAATCGGCATCGACCCCGAAATAAAAATCTTTGAGGGCAGACCTGAAGGGACAATCTCCAAGATAGCTAACAAATACGATCTTCTCGTTCTCGGGTCGAAGGTGCGCAGCGATCTTTGGGAGGTGCTTGTCGGCACCGTCTCCAGCGAACTTATCAGGGTGGTCCGAAAACCGATTCTCGTGGTAAAGCAATACGGCCCTCCCCCCGAATCCATCGCGAAAGACGGCAAGCTCAAAGTCCTCTGCGCCGTGGACAAATCGCCCGTCTCCGAAAGATGCGTAAAATTCCTGGAGAAGCTGAACTCGCCCGAAACCGTAATGGTAACCCTCCTCTACACCATCGACCTCAAGGAACTCGGGGTGGACGGCATGAGCGCCGAAGAGCGCTACGAAACACTTCAAAAGGCTCACCGCGAAGGCGAGGAGATGCTGCAGGGGTACGTGAAAAAGCTCGCGGTATCCGGGCATGTCGCAGCCACCGAGGTGCTGGAGGGGGACGCGGCGGCGCTGGCCTGCAAGGTCCGGGAGGAGGAATCCTACGATTTCGTGATCGTCGGGCGGCCGGAAGTCAGCGACATCGCCGGGAGGTTTTTCGACTCGGTGAGTCATCATTTGTTCCACCACTGCAACGCCCACCAGCTGATCGTCTCCTAG
- a CDS encoding phenylacetate--CoA ligase → MYWEPEKECLDREELTDLQLERLQATLNRVYAHVPFYRKEFDSLGIEPTDIKSLSDLSRVPFTTKEDLRANYPYGHFATPLRDVVRIHASSGTTGSFVAVGYSRNDLKTWGTLTARILVAGGVTKDDVAQIAFSYGLFTGGFGLTYGAERLGVSVIPTAHAKIPLQIKIMQDFKSTALLCPPSIALQILEEIQRSGIPRASLSLKWGLFGAEPWSERVRQELEDGLGITATDNYGLSEIMGPGVAGECLEKNGLHLAEDHFLAEIIDPVTLQPVPPGEMGELVVTTLTKEAFPMIRYRTGDLTQLMPGSCPCGRTGTRMRPILGRNDDIVVMRGAKVFPSQIEEVLLSTLGRLPEYRIIINREKGVDTVTTLVGLTGEGAEEGLDKFRRNLEVKLGIEITAKLADPCEFGPIEIKARRIIDNRNV, encoded by the coding sequence ATGTACTGGGAACCGGAAAAAGAGTGCCTGGACAGGGAAGAGCTCACCGATCTCCAGCTTGAACGGCTCCAGGCGACGCTCAACCGCGTCTACGCCCACGTCCCTTTCTACAGGAAGGAGTTCGACTCCCTCGGGATAGAGCCGACGGACATCAAGAGCCTCTCCGACCTCTCCCGGGTGCCCTTCACCACCAAGGAGGACCTTCGCGCCAACTACCCCTACGGCCACTTCGCCACGCCTCTTAGGGACGTGGTCCGCATCCACGCCTCCTCCGGCACCACCGGCTCCTTCGTCGCCGTCGGCTATTCTCGCAACGACCTGAAGACCTGGGGGACCCTCACCGCGCGCATACTGGTCGCCGGAGGGGTAACAAAGGACGACGTGGCGCAGATAGCCTTCTCCTACGGCCTCTTCACCGGCGGTTTCGGGCTGACCTACGGCGCCGAGAGGCTCGGGGTCTCCGTCATTCCCACGGCCCACGCTAAAATTCCCCTCCAGATCAAGATAATGCAGGACTTCAAATCCACCGCCCTCCTTTGCCCCCCCTCCATCGCGCTCCAGATACTGGAGGAGATTCAGAGGTCCGGCATCCCCAGGGCAAGCCTCTCTCTCAAGTGGGGGCTCTTCGGCGCGGAGCCGTGGTCGGAGCGGGTGCGTCAGGAACTGGAAGACGGTCTCGGGATAACCGCCACCGACAACTACGGCCTCTCCGAGATAATGGGGCCCGGAGTAGCGGGCGAATGCCTGGAAAAGAACGGCCTCCACCTCGCCGAGGATCACTTTCTGGCCGAGATAATCGACCCGGTGACTCTGCAGCCCGTCCCGCCCGGCGAGATGGGCGAACTGGTGGTCACCACCCTCACCAAGGAAGCCTTCCCGATGATACGCTACCGCACCGGCGACCTGACCCAGCTAATGCCGGGAAGCTGCCCCTGCGGAAGGACCGGGACCCGCATGCGCCCGATCCTCGGCAGAAACGACGACATCGTCGTCATGCGCGGGGCGAAGGTCTTCCCCTCCCAGATAGAAGAGGTCCTCCTGAGCACCCTCGGCAGGCTCCCCGAGTACCGCATAATCATAAACCGCGAAAAGGGCGTCGATACCGTCACCACCCTGGTCGGTCTGACCGGAGAAGGCGCAGAGGAGGGGCTGGATAAATTCCGCCGAAATCTCGAAGTGAAGCTCGGTATCGAGATCACCGCGAAATTGGCCGATCCCTGCGAATTCGGGCCCATCGAGATAAAGGCGCGCAGAATAATAGACAACCGCAACGTCTGA
- a CDS encoding ABC transporter ATP-binding protein yields the protein MLRVKNLDVFYGMVHALRNATIHVAPREIVALIGSNGAGKTTLLATISGLIRPGSGEIFLDGKKITGSRPDRIVSEGIAHVPEGRRVFKPLSVEDNLLLGSYHRFNFRTSAAIRKEVDEVFGLFPRLAERRKQVAGTLSGGEQQMLAIGRALLSRPKVLILDEPSMGLAPKVIREIFQYVEGLRRERGLTILFVEQNAKAALRIADRGYVLETGKVVLEGSAAELLVNRDVQRAYLGGEQHE from the coding sequence TTGTTAAGGGTAAAGAATCTCGACGTCTTTTACGGGATGGTCCACGCGCTTAGAAACGCGACCATTCACGTCGCGCCCAGGGAGATCGTGGCCCTCATCGGGTCCAACGGCGCGGGAAAGACCACCCTTCTGGCGACTATCTCCGGCCTAATACGCCCCGGAAGCGGGGAGATATTTCTCGACGGGAAGAAGATTACCGGCTCGCGGCCCGACAGGATAGTAAGCGAGGGGATAGCCCACGTCCCCGAAGGCCGGCGCGTCTTCAAGCCGCTTTCGGTGGAGGACAACCTCCTGCTCGGTTCCTACCACCGCTTTAATTTCCGGACCTCGGCGGCGATCAGGAAAGAGGTGGACGAGGTCTTCGGACTCTTCCCCCGCCTCGCCGAGAGGCGAAAGCAGGTCGCGGGAACCCTTTCGGGGGGCGAGCAGCAGATGCTGGCCATCGGAAGGGCGCTCCTGTCGCGCCCGAAGGTGCTGATTCTCGACGAGCCCTCGATGGGTCTGGCTCCCAAGGTGATACGAGAGATCTTCCAGTACGTAGAGGGGCTCCGGCGCGAGAGGGGGCTTACCATACTCTTCGTCGAGCAGAACGCCAAAGCGGCCCTTCGGATCGCGGACCGGGGCTACGTTCTTGAAACCGGGAAGGTGGTTCTGGAGGGGAGCGCGGCTGAGCTGCTGGTGAACCGCGACGTGCAGCGCGCTTACCTCGGCGGAGAACAGCACGAGTAA
- a CDS encoding ABC transporter ATP-binding protein translates to MSAESAFFSGKGISLAFGGLCALSEVDFAVKKGDLHAIIGPNGAGKTSLFNVITGFYKPQTGSIAIEGKDISGRATHEVAKAGIVRTFQHLEVFQNMSIMDNVLTGCHLHGGYSLFDSLVRTPRYFGREKALREEAQRWLEFVGLADKIESSASALPYGSLRLVEIARALAAGPKVLLLDEPAAGLNMKETSALGSLVRKIVDGGITVVMVEHDMELVMNVSDMILVLNFGEVIAEGTPAEVQKNPQVIAAYLGED, encoded by the coding sequence GTGAGCGCGGAGTCCGCGTTTTTCTCGGGAAAGGGAATCTCCCTCGCCTTCGGCGGCCTTTGCGCCCTCTCGGAGGTGGATTTCGCGGTGAAAAAGGGCGACCTTCACGCCATAATCGGACCAAACGGCGCAGGCAAGACCTCGCTTTTCAACGTCATCACCGGTTTTTACAAGCCCCAGACCGGCTCGATAGCCATTGAGGGGAAAGATATCTCCGGGCGGGCGACCCACGAGGTCGCGAAGGCCGGGATAGTGAGGACTTTCCAGCATCTCGAAGTCTTCCAGAACATGTCGATCATGGACAACGTCCTCACCGGTTGCCACCTGCACGGCGGCTACTCCCTCTTTGATTCCCTTGTCCGCACCCCGCGCTACTTCGGGCGCGAAAAGGCGCTCCGCGAGGAAGCCCAGAGGTGGCTGGAGTTCGTAGGGCTTGCCGACAAGATAGAGTCCTCCGCTTCGGCGCTCCCCTACGGCTCCCTTCGCCTCGTGGAGATAGCCCGGGCGCTCGCCGCCGGGCCGAAGGTGCTCCTTCTCGACGAGCCCGCCGCAGGGCTAAACATGAAGGAGACCTCCGCCCTCGGCAGCCTCGTCAGGAAGATAGTGGACGGCGGAATCACCGTGGTGATGGTCGAGCACGACATGGAACTGGTGATGAACGTCTCCGACATGATTCTGGTGCTCAATTTCGGCGAGGTCATCGCGGAAGGGACCCCGGCGGAAGTCCAGAAGAATCCACAAGTCATCGCGGCCTATCTGGGCGAGGACTAA